Proteins encoded together in one Thermodesulfobacteriota bacterium window:
- the pgi gene encoding glucose-6-phosphate isomerase encodes MQKESLTRLDVWQRLTRQAETMTRPEMHLKNLTADPRRLEDFSLAGSGFFYDFSRQRVDQSVMDLLLELAGARKVTDQFRAMASGAVVNVTEKRAALHTAARDLSGKPLTADGLDVTAEIRRVLEEIRAFSAAVHNGTVTGSTGKPFRHVVVIGIGGSYLGTECVARSLEAVADKGITLHFLANVDIHDFGRIAARIDPETTLWIVVSKTFTTAETMANANQARRFMEHRGLDPARHFVGVTSKGSPGDRPDDPGAFPVMRAFHMFDFIGGRYSVTSAVGGLPLSLYLGYDRFEAFLRGANDMDVHCLSAPPEKNMPLIAALISIWNNNFLGYRCQAVIPYSSPLAELAPHIQQLYMESNGKAVTADGAPVEVPTGVIIFGEPGTNAQHSFFQLAHQGNPFPVEFIGVITPQYGQYQEMSKGVTNHQELWANLISQPRALAEGKQSDDPHKCFSGNRPSSTIIVPDLSPAAIGRLIAFYEARTVYEAFIWGINPFDQFGVELGKVLADGLRKQMAEKNKNAAHQFDGVDPISRHYLEMLMK; translated from the coding sequence GGCAGCGCCTGACCCGCCAGGCGGAAACCATGACCCGGCCTGAAATGCACCTGAAAAATCTCACCGCCGACCCGCGGCGGCTGGAGGACTTTTCGCTGGCCGGTTCCGGTTTTTTCTATGATTTTTCGCGGCAGCGGGTTGACCAGTCCGTCATGGACCTGCTGCTGGAACTGGCCGGGGCAAGGAAGGTCACGGATCAGTTCCGGGCCATGGCCAGCGGCGCCGTCGTTAACGTCACCGAGAAGCGGGCCGCCCTCCACACCGCGGCCCGGGACCTTTCCGGCAAACCGCTCACTGCCGACGGCCTGGACGTAACCGCGGAAATCCGGCGGGTGCTGGAGGAAATCAGGGCGTTTTCCGCGGCCGTCCACAACGGGACCGTGACCGGCTCCACCGGTAAACCCTTCCGACACGTGGTGGTCATCGGCATCGGCGGCTCCTACCTGGGCACGGAGTGCGTGGCCCGTTCCCTGGAGGCCGTGGCCGACAAGGGCATCACCCTCCATTTTCTGGCCAACGTGGACATCCACGACTTCGGCCGGATCGCCGCCCGCATCGACCCGGAGACCACCCTCTGGATCGTGGTCTCCAAGACCTTCACCACCGCCGAAACCATGGCCAACGCCAATCAGGCCCGGCGGTTCATGGAACACAGAGGCCTCGACCCGGCCCGCCATTTCGTGGGTGTGACCAGCAAGGGCAGCCCCGGCGACCGGCCGGACGACCCGGGCGCCTTTCCGGTCATGCGCGCCTTTCATATGTTTGATTTTATCGGCGGCCGCTACAGTGTTACCTCGGCGGTGGGCGGGCTCCCCTTAAGCCTCTATCTGGGGTATGACCGGTTCGAAGCGTTCCTGCGGGGGGCCAATGACATGGACGTCCACTGCCTGTCCGCGCCGCCGGAAAAGAACATGCCCCTGATCGCCGCCCTGATCAGCATCTGGAACAACAATTTCCTCGGCTACCGCTGTCAGGCCGTCATTCCCTATTCGTCGCCCCTGGCCGAACTGGCGCCGCACATCCAGCAGCTTTACATGGAGAGCAACGGCAAGGCCGTCACCGCCGACGGGGCACCGGTGGAAGTGCCCACCGGCGTCATCATCTTCGGCGAGCCGGGCACCAACGCCCAGCATTCCTTCTTCCAGCTGGCCCACCAGGGCAATCCCTTCCCGGTTGAATTCATCGGCGTGATCACGCCCCAGTATGGCCAGTACCAGGAGATGTCCAAAGGCGTCACTAACCACCAGGAACTGTGGGCCAACCTCATCTCCCAGCCCCGGGCCCTGGCCGAGGGGAAACAGTCGGACGACCCGCACAAGTGTTTTTCCGGCAACCGGCCCTCGTCCACCATCATTGTCCCGGATCTGTCCCCGGCCGCCATCGGCCGGCTGATCGCCTTTTACGAAGCCCGTACGGTTTATGAGGCCTTCATCTGGGGAATCAATCCCTTTGACCAGTTCGGGGTGGAACTGGGCAAAGTTCTGGCCGACGGTCTCCGCAAGCAGATGGCGGAAAAGAACAAGAACGCCGCCCATCAATTTGATGGTGTCGATCCTATCTCACGGCATTACCTGGAAATGCTGATGAAGTAA